From one Mustelus asterias chromosome 2, sMusAst1.hap1.1, whole genome shotgun sequence genomic stretch:
- the coa1 gene encoding cytochrome c oxidase assembly factor 1 homolog, which yields MPVSTSALQQMAIYLGIVSGGGCAVMYYLMQQNFAKSEYYKLAIEELNKNDTALEALGAPPLQVRNIKLTDRNNRVDGISAKIKIPVCGTKSAGYLHTYSVRDSVQKRWFLREAVLQLRDGHQVSVYPSTKDEDHHC from the exons ATGCCAGTTTCAACGAGTGCTTTGCAACAGATGGCTATATACTTGGGAATAGTATCTGGAGGAGGATGTGCAGTTATGTATTACCTTATGCAGC AAAACTTTGCCAAGTCAGAATACTACAAATTGGCAATCGAAGAACTCAACAAAAATGACACAGCTTTGGAAGCCCTGGGAGCTCCACCACTTCAAGTCCGAAATATCAAACTCACTGACAGGAACAATCGAGTGGATGGAATTAGTGCAAAG ATCAAAATCCCAGTATGTGGAACAAAATCAGCTGGATATCTCCACACCTATTCTGTTAGAGACAGTGTACAGAAGAG ATGGTTTCTACGAGAAGCTGTGTTGCAATTGCGGGATGGCCATCAAGTTTCAGTTTACCCCTCGACCAAGGATGAAGACCACCACTGTTAA